The genomic segment TCTCTCATGCTTTTGGTACCACGTGACTATCTCCGGGTAAACAGATCTCAATAATGATTGCCGTTTTAACAGTCACcatctcatcaatttgtGTAAAGACCTAGTCACCAGACAACATTTGTACGAGTGAACCGCTATATTGGTGTAGATCTTTGGGTTCCACTTCAGTTTTAACTGCTTTGggcatcttcatcactgCTAGTATTTATTCCCTTTGATTTACATGTTTTTTGGCGCTGCAGGATCAGCTTCTAGTACAAATACAAACACAAATATGGCATCTCatcaagaagatttcaGTACAGATGTTAATTTTTTGGGTACTATCAtcaaattacaagaatgTATACAGCAAGCAATTACTCAGTTGAATCACGACACTGCTGTCTTCCTATCAGAACTATTATACTCAGAATGCGCACCTCTGGACAAAACTCATAGCTATAGATTGGAATCCGTCTACTTATATTCTTTATCGCTTTTTCTAAATGCAGAATACCATACTGCATTGGATGTGGCCcaagaattcaaaaattcgaGTCATGCTGGGATTGGTTACATTTTTGCCCGCTGTTGTCTACAATTATCATCCGGTTTGCATGATGCAGTAGTTGCACTTTTGAatctgttgaaaaaaaaaactgTCCCACCTAGTAGCGCTATGAATGCATTGATTTTCCTACCTACAATGGCAACAATTCATTGCTTGCTCGGTAAACTGTATCGCAAACTAGATAAGACCCAGGAAAGTGCTCTTCATTTCTCTGAAGCTCTTAATGCAGATCCTTACATGTGGGAGGCCTACGTGGAACTGTGCAATATGAAGGCAACAAtagatttaaagaaattgtacAGTGTAATGAGCAGACAAAATCATTTTTCTACATCGTCAGCTCGTTACAGAGCAAGAAATGGCGTCTTTAAATCTACTCCGTATAAAGTACCGAAttcctcatcatcgtcatcatcttcatcgtcgtcatcatcagtGGCATTCCCACAGCAAcatcaccatcaacaacatcagaaccagcagcagcaacaacagcacTCACAAGCTTCAATGCATCCTCAGAATACTCCCTTAGCGCCTCCTCATACTACCACTGCAAAGGGGCAACCGACCAATTCACTACTGAACAAGGCAAACGTAGTGGTTTCTACACTAGGATTTTCACCGTTCACCACTAAACAGCCTACTGCTAGTTCAGTAGGTAAAGTGAACAATAGAGGCAAAGTACTTTCAACTCCACCTTCCAAACTTTTATCTACAACAAACTTTAAAACACCAAGAAATAACACTAATAACAATCCGACCAACAGTGCCtccaagagaaaagaacaaatttctttctcaGGTATCAAACCCGAAAGTTCTAACGGTATTCTTACGACTAATCTGCCGTCATTCTCATCGTTATCGTCACTACATGAACTTATGTACAATTTCGCCCGTGTCTTAAAGGCGTCGTCACAATATGATTCCTACAGAGCGTTAAGGTTAATGGAAACCCAAATTCCAGATCACATTAAAAATGTCATGCCCTGGTGTCAAGCTCGATTAGGTAAATTACACTTCGAAATTGTCAATTATGAAATGTCATTAAAGCATTTCAAACAATTAAGGCAAATGCAACCTACCAGATCAGAGGATATTGAAGTTTTCTCCACATTACTGTGGCATATTCATGATAAAATAAACTTATCACATTTGTCGAATGAATTGCTTGAAACTCAACCGGATAAACCACAAACTTGGTGTAGTTTGGGTAATCTTTACTCATTACAAAGAGATCACGATGAAGCAATTAggtattttgaaaaggctACAGAAGTGGACCCACATTTCGCATATGGGTACACTTTACAGGGTCATGAACATTCTTCCAATGACTCTATTGATATGGCCAAGACATGTTATCGAAAGGCTATAGCGTCAGATCCTCAACATTATAATGCATATTACGGGCTGGGAATGTGTTGTATGAAGTTGGGACAATACGAAGAAGCTCTTCTCTATTTCGAAAAGGCAAGGAGTATCAATCCTGTAAATGTCATCCTAATATGCTGTTGTGGTGTAGCTTTAGAAAAAATGTCATACCAAGAGAAGGCGTTACAATATTACGAATTAGCATCTGAATTAcaaccatcttcatcgcTGGCCAAGTTCAAGAAGGCTCATCTGTTGTATGTGATGGCAAGGTATAGTGTAGCATTGGAGAATTTCGAAGAATTAGCCGAACTGGCACCTGACGAGGCAACGGTTCATTTCCTCTTGGGACAATTGTATCAAATTATGGGACGAAAGAAAGATGCAGTCAAAGAGTTTACAATTGCAATGAATTTAGATCCTAAGGGCAATCAATTAATTATTGATGCCCTAGAAAAATGTCACTTGCAAgaatgagaaaaaaaaaataaacaATAATAGGAGTATAATTACAATGTACTACATAATTCAACTATGCATAGATGTTCATGAAAGAAGAGGTAtgaaatagaaaaaaaaattagtTATAACAGGACAAAAAATACTGTTGTAGCACAATACTGGTATCATTTAATCCAACTGAAAGATTCTTCCAAGCATAACATCTTGATgcatcattattttttaaaaCAACCGATATTTAAATCGAATCAGTTACGTTCTGCCCCAACATAAGCTTCCGATGGCCTCGTCTTTTCCGGCGtattttctttaaatttccCAGACTTACCGGTCCCTGAACGGTGTACACTAGGTGACAATACACCTGAAGCTAACAAATAGGGACTAGCAAACCCATTGGAAGCCATAGTGGTACTGCCGTTAGACGATGGATTTGTCGTAGCAGACCCTGGtgcatcttcttcgttATTATCCTTATTTCCTTGTTCCCTTTCCCAAAGCAATTgatcctcatcttcttcgttCATATACTGCTGCTCTCTCAACCTCGTTTCTTCACGCGCTTTTGAAAGCATCTCTTGAGCTTTATCCAATGAAACAGTCGTAGTGGTACAAGAACTTATAACTGGAACTGAGGTATCAATATCAATGG from the Zygosaccharomyces rouxii strain CBS732 chromosome B complete sequence genome contains:
- the CDC27 gene encoding anaphase promoting complex subunit CDC27 (similar to uniprot|P38042 Saccharomyces cerevisiae YBL084C CDC27 Subunit of the Anaphase-Promoting Complex/Cyclosome (APC/C) which is a ubiquitin-protein ligase required for degradation of anaphase inhibitors including mitotic cyclins during the metaphase/anaphase transition), translated to MFFGAAGSASSTNTNTNMASHQEDFSTDVNFLGTIIKLQECIQQAITQLNHDTAVFLSELLYSECAPLDKTHSYRLESVYLYSLSLFLNAEYHTALDVAQEFKNSSHAGIGYIFARCCLQLSSGLHDAVVALLNLLKKKTVPPSSAMNALIFLPTMATIHCLLGKLYRKLDKTQESALHFSEALNADPYMWEAYVELCNMKATIDLKKLYSVMSRQNHFSTSSARYRARNGVFKSTPYKVPNSSSSSSSSSSSSSVAFPQQHHHQQHQNQQQQQQHSQASMHPQNTPLAPPHTTTAKGQPTNSLLNKANVVVSTLGFSPFTTKQPTASSVGKVNNRGKVLSTPPSKLLSTTNFKTPRNNTNNNPTNSASKRKEQISFSGIKPESSNGILTTNLPSFSSLSSLHELMYNFARVLKASSQYDSYRALRLMETQIPDHIKNVMPWCQARLGKLHFEIVNYEMSLKHFKQLRQMQPTRSEDIEVFSTLLWHIHDKINLSHLSNELLETQPDKPQTWCSLGNLYSLQRDHDEAIRYFEKATEVDPHFAYGYTLQGHEHSSNDSIDMAKTCYRKAIASDPQHYNAYYGLGMCCMKLGQYEEALLYFEKARSINPVNVILICCCGVALEKMSYQEKALQYYELASELQPSSSLAKFKKAHLLYVMARYSVALENFEELAELAPDEATVHFLLGQLYQIMGRKKDAVKEFTIAMNLDPKGNQLIIDALEKCHLQE